A DNA window from Fragaria vesca subsp. vesca linkage group LG3, FraVesHawaii_1.0, whole genome shotgun sequence contains the following coding sequences:
- the LOC101299074 gene encoding secologanin synthase-like, producing the protein MEAAVATSVALSLVFVSIIVRWAWSLLDWVWFKPKKLERCLRQQGFQGNAYRLFYGDMKENAIMVKEAKSKPMNLSTSHDISPRVIPLLDQTVKTYGKNSFVWVGPLPRVNIMNPEDLKDVFAKPSDFPKPVSNPLIKLLSTGLANYEGEKWAKHRRIINPTFHSEKVKRMLPAFYQSCNDMIKEWETVVSKEGSSCEIDVWPSLQNLTADVISRTAFGSSYQEGQKIFELLKEQAVYAMKTVQRVYIPGWRFVPTKMNKRMKQIHEEIRGLVEGIINKREQAIKAGEATKDDLLGALLESNMKDIQDHGKNNKNVGMSIEDVIEECKLFYFAGQETTSVLLVWTMVLLCQNQNWQDQAREEVLQVFGMNKPDFDGLTHLKAVTMVLLEVLRLYPALVVVSRTTRKKTQFGKFSLPAGVQVGLPALLIHHDKELWGDDAKEFKPERFSEGVSKATKGQLSFFPFGAGPRICIGQNFAMTEAKLALALILQHFTFELSPSYAHAPSALITLQPQYGAPVMLHKR; encoded by the exons ATGGAAGCAGCAGTGGCTACTAGTGTAGCCCTGAGCCTTGTCTTTGTGAGCATAATAGTTCGATGGGCATGGAGTCTTCTGGATTGGGTGTGGTTTAAGCCAAAGAAGCTCGAAAGATGTTTGAGGCAGCAAGGCTTCCAAGGCAATGCTTACAGGCTTTTTTATGGAGATATGAAAGAGAATGCTATCATGGTGAAAGAAGCAAAATCAAAACCCATGAACCTCTCAACCTCCCATGACATATCACCTCGAGTCATACCTCTTCTCGATCAAACTGTTAAAACTTACG GTAAAAACTCTTTTGTATGGGTTGGCCCTCTACCACGGGTGAACATTATGAATCCGGAAGATCTGAAAGATGTGTTTGCAAAACCTAGTGATTTCCCAAAGCCAGTATCAAACCCACTTATCAAGTTGCTATCAACAGGTCTTGCAAACTATGAAGGGGAGAAATGGGCTAAACACAGAAGGATTATCAACCCAACATTCCATTCCGAAAAAGTAAAG CGTATGTTACCGGCATTTTACCAAAGTTGTAATGACATGATCAAAGAATGGGAGACTGTTGTGTCCAAAGAGGGTTCGTCATGTGAGATTGATGTCTGGCCTTCTCTTCAAAATTTAACAGCTGATGTGATTTCTCGAACAGCATTTGGAAGTAGCTATCAAGAAGGACAAAAAATATTTGAACTCCTAAAAGAGCAAGCAGTATATGCAATGAAAACCGTACAAAGAGTTTACATTCCAGGATGGAG GTTTGTACCAACTAAGATGAACAAGAGGATGAAACAAATTCATGAAGAAATAAGAGGTTTAGTCGAGGGTATTATAAATAAAAGAGAGCAAGCCATTAAGGCAGGTGAAGCCACCAAGGATGACTTATTGGGTGCACTTTTGGAGTCCAACATGAAGGACATTCAGGATCATGGGAAGAACAACAAAAATGTTGGTATGAGTATTGAAGATGTGATTGAGGAATGTAAGCTTTTCTACTTTGCTGGGCAAGAGACCACTTCAGTGTTATTGGTTTGGACAATGGTATTGCTTTGTCAAAATCAGAATTGGCAAGACCAAGCAAGAGAAGAGGTTTTGCAGGTCTTTGGAATGAACAAGCCGGACTTTGATGGTTTAACTCACCTAAAAGCA GTAACGATGGTTTTGCTTGAAGTTCTACGATTATACCCAGCATTAGTTGTGGTTTCTCGAACCACACGTAAGAAAACACAATTCGGGAAATTCTCATTACCAGCTGGAGTCCAAGTCGGGTTACCAGCACTGCTCATTCACCATGACAAGGAACTGTGGGGTGATGATGCAAAAGAGTTTAAGCCAGAGAGGTTTTCTGAAGGAGTTTCGAAGGCAACAAAGGGCCAGCTCTCGTTCTTTCCCTTCGGAGCAGGTCCTAGGATTTGCATTGGGCAAAACTTTGCTATGACAGAAGCGAAATTGGCCTTGGCATTGATCTTGCAACACTTTACATTTGAGCTTTCTCCATCTTATGCTCATGCTCCTTCTGCTCTTATAACACTTCAACCACAGTATGGTGCTCCTGTCATGTTGCATAAACGTTAA